The Paenibacillus sp. G2S3 region CGAAAAACTGGCTAACATGGCTGCCGATGTAGCGATCGCAATCATTTTTTTCATCTTTTCTACCCCCCAGATGTATTATGAATCTCTTCCAAGCCTAAAATGGGCACAAAAAAAACTACCCCAAAAGAGTAGCTTGATTGCGTATAAAGTCGCCTAAAAATTAAGACTTAATTTTTATTAAACCTTAACAAGCATAAACGCCTTCGGCGTCCTTATAAGGACGATAAGGGTTTAAGCGAGAAATATAAGAGATTAAGTATAGGTGCATAACTTAACCTTTCTTATATTTTAACAAAAAGCGTTACACACTCTTTGGCAGCTGGCTGACAATAGTTATGATAACCTTAGTCCCTATAGCTTTGCGTCCCTACATTTCCATAGGTTTGCCTATGAAGTTTCGAATACATTACAAAGAGTAACATAACGCCACATCTGATCGCATGATTAATTGGTATGAAATCCGAATAGGTAATTGCAATTAATTTTTCTATCGTGATAGATATTATTTATTAACTATCCCAGACTACGAGTGATACTTTTGGACTGGTTAGCCTTTTAATCTCCCGATCCAAACAAACGCCGGAACCAATTCCACACATCGCCCGTGATGGGAATTAACCCGAAGCCATGCTCGCCAACTGCGATTAGACCATATGCCCATTGGCCAATAGCTACTGCTCCCCCAGCAATCCGTCCTATGGCTACCGCCCCAAATGCCGTATCACCTATGGCGACAGCTCCCAACGCTTTTTCGGCTATTGCGATCGCTCCTACAGCCACTCCTGCAATCGCAATTGCTCCCACGGCGAAGCCAAGCCAGCTAAGTGCTATTGCCCCGATGGCTAACCACATCCCCAGTGATATTGCACCCACAGACAGAACACCGACGCTTACCGCACCTATGGATATCAGGCCAACAGCTATATCTCCAATGGCAATTAATCCAACGGCCGTCTTCACTTGTGGTTTGCTTCCGTGACCAAACCCCTGACCAGAGTATCGACCTAAATTGCTACGAATGCTTACGACTGGAAATGAAGGAGACGGCCACTGATAATCAATTTCTCGCCCATCTAACCCTCTCGAATCCGCCCAGCGTGTGATGTATTTATGCCAATTCATATCCATCCCGTCCCCCTTCTCAATTACCTAAATTGTACAGCCCTGGGGTTCACCTGTAATCAGACTCTGACCTGAAATCATCTCATCCTCTAGACGGAGATATACTCATTAGGATCACTGTTTGGGAATAGGGTCAGGCTTTCCAAATAAATATCCCTGAAACAACTGATAACCACTCTGCTTAAGCCATTCAAAATCCTCTCTAAACTCCACACCTTCTGCTAAGGGAACAGATTGGATCTCTAAAGCCTTTTCTAAAAATTGTTTAGCTATTTTCTGTTTGTTCGGATCGCTGGACACACCCTGAACATATTTCATATCCAGCTTCATGTAATGGGGTTTAAGCTCCAATAACATCTCGATCGTGCTGAAGCCTTCGCCAACATCATCTAAAGCGTATTCAAATCCCCGATCCTTGTAATATGTCAAAATCGATTTCAAATGAGCGAGATCATCGACTTTCTCCGTCTCAACAACTTCAAAGACAAAAAGAGAGGGATCGACGCCTAATTGATTGGCCAATTCAACCGTTGATCGTAAGCAAAACTCTGGAGCGTAAATCGACGTTGGGATAAAATTAATAAACGTTTTTTTATTTAAGGGTGCAGCATATTTTACAGCAGTCATTCTACATAACCGATCTAAAGCATATAAACGTCCACGATTTCGTGCCGCCGCAAAAATCTCATTAGGATAGATAAGGGACCCATCTTCTTTTTTAAATCTGGATAGGAGCTCGTATGCAAAAATCTCCTCCCGTACGTTCACAATCGGTTGGAAGTGACAAGTAACTAAGCCCTTAGTTATAACCTCATCAATCCACTCCATATCAAGCACAGTGGATAATTCGGATAGAGGTCTCCATGTTTGGTCATCTATACGGAATTCAATCTGCTCCGACTCCATATGGTCAATACAGAAATCTAGAAAATCCCGCGCTCCAGACTCCTTAATCGTAATCACATTTTCTTCTACCTTATGTATCGTATTACTTCTACTCAAATGATGAATAACCTCAGGTAAAATCCTTAGATTAAGCTCACCATGAGCCTTGATTTCAAAATTCAGCTCTCTTACTACACAATGATTACATGCCACATTCATAACCCCTTTAATAATCGATTCTATGAAAAAGATCCCGGAACTGCTCTTCTCAATCGAAATCCGTATACTCCAGTAAATACGTCGGGTCTAACACGGTGATCTGCTGATGTTGAATATCAATAATCTTTTGCGCTTGCAGATCTTTAAGCACAAGGGTAGCCGTCTCCCTTAACGTTCCGATCATATCCGCGAACTGCTGATGGGTCAATCGAAGATCAATCCTCTGTTTGCCTTGCTCCTCTACTCCAAATCTTTGGTATAGTCTTCTCAGCGTAAATATCGCACGCGCTCTCGCATCATGAAATTTCATTTCATGTAATAACCGATTCGATAAAAATAAACGGTCCATTTGCAGCAGCATCAATTGCTCCTTAATCAATGGGTAATCGGCAAGCATCTGCTCAAAAGGCTCACGTTTAATCTCAAATAATACAGTATCATTCATAGCCACCGCAGACAGCACTCTTATATTGGAGGGATGGATCACTTCCAGATCGCCAAAGAAATCGCCTTTTCCAAAAAGATCTACGGTATGCTCTTTCCCTTTCGTGGTAGCGTACACCCTTATGATCCCCGAATAGATAATGTAGGCATGATCCCCCGGATCTGATTCTGCAAACACCAGGGTCCCCTTGGAATATGCCTTATAAGTGAATAATCTTGAGACCGCCTTGATCTCCTCCGAGGGTAAACCCTGAAAAAAGCGAATGCCAGTCCAAAAAGAAGCTTCCATCTCGTTATTCCTTTCTAAAACACTCCACAGTTTTGTATGCCAACATACTGATAATAAATCATCATCCTGTTATATTCTATCGTAACGTTGTCACATAGGCTTGATGCCAATACGAATTACAAAGGAGATCCATTCATGAAATATAATTTTGACGGAAAAGGA contains the following coding sequences:
- a CDS encoding EAL domain-containing protein, whose product is MNVACNHCVVRELNFEIKAHGELNLRILPEVIHHLSRSNTIHKVEENVITIKESGARDFLDFCIDHMESEQIEFRIDDQTWRPLSELSTVLDMEWIDEVITKGLVTCHFQPIVNVREEIFAYELLSRFKKEDGSLIYPNEIFAAARNRGRLYALDRLCRMTAVKYAAPLNKKTFINFIPTSIYAPEFCLRSTVELANQLGVDPSLFVFEVVETEKVDDLAHLKSILTYYKDRGFEYALDDVGEGFSTIEMLLELKPHYMKLDMKYVQGVSSDPNKQKIAKQFLEKALEIQSVPLAEGVEFREDFEWLKQSGYQLFQGYLFGKPDPIPKQ
- a CDS encoding Crp/Fnr family transcriptional regulator, with protein sequence MEASFWTGIRFFQGLPSEEIKAVSRLFTYKAYSKGTLVFAESDPGDHAYIIYSGIIRVYATTKGKEHTVDLFGKGDFFGDLEVIHPSNIRVLSAVAMNDTVLFEIKREPFEQMLADYPLIKEQLMLLQMDRLFLSNRLLHEMKFHDARARAIFTLRRLYQRFGVEEQGKQRIDLRLTHQQFADMIGTLRETATLVLKDLQAQKIIDIQHQQITVLDPTYLLEYTDFD